From a single Sphaeramia orbicularis chromosome 4, fSphaOr1.1, whole genome shotgun sequence genomic region:
- the LOC115417511 gene encoding fibronectin type III domain-containing protein 7-like — MGVMKWLVIFFLLDIGSQTADASGIPVSVFSATSKTIIVRWQRVTGASSYKVTIALQSSPSTAVSFATFGENTVMGSLNGLSPNNIYVYTVEALDGSMTVVDSGTGQHTTAPEVMDPIENVKPKDSTTMIVEFTPSTGASEYIVRVQNNDGFFREDTVLMSPAEIENLTPFTSYSFSIMAVNSGGRSQPSLSVTGKTVLPPPVLETSSPSNSSIIVSWDPIPHAVQYSVYLHLLGSDEIIKRNTSNTNLTVYDLEPGSLYMIKGCAWDPEDRKGEPSSYVNQTTRPPTPVDVTVSVTHNQGQAGLLVSWSLDREVYGVIDYHVMSDHNLMCNSSSDSCILSPVGCGEVHSIQVTASNDAGPSYPSSPTVFITFPCPPESLAIQETAPENCTLSWDSVEYADSYRAYFKNGAGEEEICNTTGNNCTFHCECGYQYLMMVTAINQAGESPKGMTLNYTTVPCCPEDVSVSLVSTDTLEIMWEASRGADLYETRAADNLEDIRCNDTAPVCALSDLTCDRSYSVVVIPCNDVSGCNHNCGAHTKDTAPCTPEDVTVNQQSDSSLTVSWTGTNRAATYTVSAVGDGDVYTCSDPGSSCDITGLPCGCTFEVSVKANSTAGQSLPSFSHSVETEPCCPDSLSVDQVTQAMTNVSWSHAKGAYSFITSLTSSRGHARCHTEDSHCLMGCITCGTNYTVTMKAYSQSGRMSNCTYQGFSSSICCPSGVRLYKLSNNSLRVFWRSSGSMHNYNVELMGANRNYTCQANAGHSSCDIDIVQCGDVYRVVVAPVTPEGTVVPFCAQRMYSVTCLDSVVGSVIYRGKRSVE; from the exons ATGGGTGTGATGAAGTGGCTCGTGATTTTCTTCTTACTGGACATAGGTTCACAg ACAGCAGACGCATCAG GTATCCCAGTGAGTGTGTTCTCTGCAACGTCCAAGACTATCATTGTGAGATGGCAAAGAGTCACCGGAGCCAGTTCATACAAGGTCACCATCGCCCTCCAAAGCTCACCAAGCACCGCTGTTTCTTTTGCCACCTTTGGTGAGAACACAGTGATGGGCTCTCTCAACGGTCTCTCCCCAAACAACATCTATGTCTACACAGTTGAAGCGCTGGACGGTAGCATGACAGTGGTGGACAGTGGAACCGGACAACATACAACAG CCCCTGAGGTGATGGACCCCATTGAGAATGTGAAGCCAAAGGACAGCACAACCATGATTGTGGAGTTCACCCCAAGCACCGGAGCATCTGAATACATTGTGCGAGTCCAGAACAATGACGGCTTCTTCAGGGAAGACACAGTGCTCATGAGCCCTGCTGAGATCGAGAACCTGACTCCATTCACCAGCTACAGTTTCAGCATCATGGCCGTGAACAGCGGTGGTCGCAGCCAGCCTTCACTTTCTGTTACAGGAAAGACAG TGTTGCCTCCTCCTGTGCTCGAAACCTCCTCTCCCAGTAATAGCAGCATCATTGTTTCCTGGGACCCAATTCCCCATGCTGTCCAGTACAGTGTGTACTTACACCTGTTGGGCTCAGACGAGATCATCAAACGCAACACTTCAAACACCAACCTGACTGTCTACGACCTGGAGCCTGGTTCACTCTATATGATAAAAGGTTGTGCCTGGGACCCTGAGGACAGAAAGGGAGAGCCCAGTTCATACGTCAACCAGACAACAC GACCTCCAACACCGGTCGATGTCACCGTATCTGTCACACACAACCAGGGTCAGGCTGGACTCTTGGTGTCCTGGAGTCTTGATCGGGAGGTTTATGGAGTCATCGACTACCATGTGATGAGTGACCACAACCTAATGTGTAACTCCTCATCTGACTCCTGCATCCTGTCTCCAGTGGGCTGTGGAGAGGTTCACAGCATTCAGGTCACTGCCTCAAATGATGCTGGGCCCAGCTACCCATCCAGCCCAACTGTGTTTATCACCT TCCCTTGTCCACCAGAGTCTCTGGCCATACAGGAGACTGCACCAGAAAACTGCACTCTGTCATGGGACTCAGTGGAATATGCTGACAGCTACAGGGCCTACTTCAAAAATGGTGCTGGAGAGGAGGAGATATGCAACACCACCGGCAACAACTGTACCTTCCACTGTGAATGTGGCTACCAATACCTGATGATGGTCACAGCAATCAACCAGGCTGGAGAAAGTCCCAAAGGAATGACCCTCAACTACACCACCG TACCCTGTTGTCCAGAGGATGTCAGTGTCTCCCTGGTGAGCACCGACACTTTGGAGATCATGTGGGAGGCCTCACGTGGGGCTGACCTCTATGAGACTCGGGCTGCAGATAATTTAGAGGACATCCGGTGTAACGACACAGCACCTGTCTGCGCTCTCTCTGACCTCACCTGTGACAGGTCATACAGCGTGGTGGTGATACCCTGCAATGACGTCAGCGGCTGCAACCATAATTGTGGAGCTCACACCAAAGACACAG CGCCCTGTACACCagaagatgtgacagtgaatcaACAAAGCGATTCCTCACTCACTGTCAGCTGGACAGGGACCAACCGTGCAGCTACTTACACAGTGAGTGCAGTTGGAGATGGTGATGTTTACACCTGCAGTGACCCTGGAAGCAGCTGTGACATCACTGGCCTTCCCTGCGGATGCACCTTCGAGGTCAGCGTCAAGGCAAACAGCACAGCAGGACAAAGCTTACCCAGCTTCTCTCATTCAGTGGAAACAG AACCCTGCTGTCCAGACAGTCTCAGTGTGGACCAGGTAACTCAGGCCATGACCAACGTGTCCTGGTCTCACGCCAAAGGGGCTTATTCATTCATCACATCGCTCACATCGTCGCGTGGCCACGCCCGCTGCCACACAGAGGACTCCCACTGCCTCATGGGATGCATCACATGTGGCACCAATTATACTGTCACCATGAAGGCGTACAGCCAGAGTGGGCGCATGTCCAACTGCACCTACCAGGGCTTTTCATCCA GTATCTGCTGTCCATCAGGTGTGAGGCTCTACAAATTGTCCAATAACTCTCTGCGGGTTTTCTGGCGCTCTTCCGGCAGCATGCATAACTACAATGTCGAGTTGATGGGCGCCAACCGCAACTACACCTGCCAAGCAAATGCAGGACACAGCAGCTGTGACATCGACATCGTCCAGTGTGGGGACGTTTATCGTGTAGTTGTGGCTCCGGTCACACCAGAGGGCACCGTAGTCCCATTCTGTGCTCAGAGAATGTATTCAG tcACTTGTTTAGATAGCGTTGTTGGTTCAG TGATTTACAGAGGAAAGAGAAGTGTGGAGTAG